One Candidatus Paceibacterota bacterium genomic window carries:
- the fmt gene encoding methionyl-tRNA formyltransferase, with amino-acid sequence MDKARIVFFGTPEFSVKILEAMKNACFLPALIITAPDKPKGRGMKMAPSPAKAWAEKNCINHIEPSSLKKDPEIAIKLSEMNPDLFVVASYGKILPKEILDVPRKGTLNVHPSLLPKLRGASPIQGAILSGEKETGVTIMLMDEKMDEGPILAKQKLEFPIANLRFSELEQELAEFGGKILTETIPKWLNDKITPQPQDHSQATYTKLIKKEDGEINWSEPAEAIFRKIRAYTPWPGAYTFYNGKRIIIADAEIKNDSLDIKRVKPEGKNEISFKEFYKNNPEFPNCRKSE; translated from the coding sequence ATGGACAAAGCCAGAATCGTATTCTTCGGCACGCCGGAATTCTCGGTAAAAATTCTTGAGGCGATGAAAAACGCCTGTTTTTTGCCGGCACTTATAATTACCGCTCCGGACAAGCCAAAAGGACGCGGAATGAAAATGGCTCCCTCTCCCGCAAAAGCTTGGGCGGAAAAAAACTGCATAAATCATATTGAACCGTCCTCTCTTAAAAAAGACCCCGAAATAGCGATAAAGCTTTCGGAAATGAATCCCGACCTTTTTGTAGTAGCCTCTTACGGAAAAATTCTCCCGAAAGAAATTCTCGATGTCCCCCGAAAAGGCACGTTAAATGTCCATCCTTCGCTTCTTCCCAAGCTCCGCGGCGCGTCGCCTATTCAAGGAGCAATTTTATCGGGTGAAAAAGAAACCGGAGTAACCATTATGCTTATGGACGAAAAAATGGACGAGGGTCCAATTTTGGCCAAACAAAAATTGGAATTTCCGATTGCCAATTTAAGATTTTCAGAACTGGAACAAGAGCTTGCGGAGTTTGGAGGAAAAATTCTGACGGAAACAATTCCGAAATGGCTAAATGACAAAATAACTCCGCAACCGCAAGACCACTCACAAGCCACTTACACCAAACTCATTAAAAAAGAAGACGGTGAAATAAACTGGAGCGAGCCAGCAGAAGCAATTTTTAGAAAAATACGGGCATATACTCCTTGGCCCGGAGCTTACACTTTTTATAACGGAAAAAGAATAATAATAGCTGACGCCGAAATAAAGAATGACTCGCTTGATATTAAGCGAGTCAAACCCGAAGGCAAAAACGAAATTTCTTTTAAAGAATTCTACAAAAACAATCCCGAATTTCCTAATTGCCGAAAATCTGAATAA
- a CDS encoding HPF/RaiA family ribosome-associated protein — MMNLNLKATNFELEEKTRDFVEKKAGIMVEKFSKKTGVDWRVEIEIERVKKHSKGDVFRAEMQIIFPGAAKGIRAEGNGATWRQAIDKANQRARREIRDFKEKKLKS; from the coding sequence ATGATGAATTTAAATCTTAAGGCGACAAATTTTGAGTTGGAAGAAAAAACCCGCGATTTCGTAGAAAAAAAAGCGGGAATAATGGTTGAAAAATTTTCCAAAAAAACAGGGGTTGACTGGAGAGTTGAAATTGAAATAGAAAGAGTTAAAAAACACAGCAAGGGAGATGTTTTTAGGGCTGAAATGCAAATAATTTTTCCGGGAGCGGCAAAGGGAATCAGGGCTGAGGGAAACGGTGCAACATGGCGCCAAGCGATAGACAAAGCCAACCAAAGGGCGCGCAGAGAAATACGTGATTTCAAGGAAAAAAAATTAAAATCGTAA
- a CDS encoding YbhB/YbcL family Raf kinase inhibitor-like protein produces the protein MNLSSPAFENSSDIPVKYTCDGENVSPPLLVSDIPEGAESLVLIMDDPDATSGRTFDHWIVFNISDEIEEIQEYSVPEGALQGRNDFGRNEYGGPCPPAGAKKHRYMFKLYALDGYLDLPSGIDKKTLEQTMEPRVLDQATLVGLYGRK, from the coding sequence ATGAATTTATCGAGCCCTGCTTTTGAAAATAGTTCCGACATTCCGGTAAAATACACTTGCGACGGTGAAAATGTCAGCCCTCCTCTCTTGGTAAGCGACATCCCTGAAGGAGCGGAAAGTTTGGTTTTGATAATGGATGATCCTGACGCCACGTCGGGCCGCACTTTTGACCATTGGATAGTTTTCAATATTTCCGATGAAATCGAAGAAATTCAAGAATACAGCGTTCCCGAAGGCGCGCTGCAGGGGAGAAACGATTTTGGCAGAAATGAATATGGAGGTCCTTGCCCTCCGGCAGGAGCGAAAAAACACAGGTATATGTTTAAGCTTTATGCCCTTGACGGATATTTGGATTTGCCTTCGGGTATAGATAAAAAAACTTTGGAACAAACAATGGAACCTCGCGTTTTGGACCAAGCGACACTTGTGGGCCTTTATGGAAGAAAATAG
- a CDS encoding undecaprenyl-diphosphate phosphatase, whose amino-acid sequence MLEGFVMGAIQGIAEWLPLSSDGLVSLAGVNFFGKNYTAAYSMAVFLHIGTFFAALIYLRKDVFSIFKKENRQIFNFLFLSTLFTGVVSVPLVIFAEKYFADVSSGVVSGAVGIFLIITGLALFRKKESEFREVKDVNFKDGVIAGILQGFSSLPGLSRSGLTIASLLFRRFNDTDALKLSFLMSLPAVFCANVFFFISGRGIEIGISGITGVLTSFVFGLLTMGFLFRLSKKINFGWFAVSFGFLVLLSAFSQIVF is encoded by the coding sequence ATGTTAGAAGGTTTTGTAATGGGCGCGATTCAGGGTATTGCCGAATGGCTGCCTTTAAGTTCGGACGGGCTGGTATCTCTTGCCGGAGTGAATTTTTTCGGTAAAAATTATACGGCCGCTTATTCAATGGCGGTTTTTCTGCATATAGGCACTTTTTTCGCGGCTTTGATTTATTTGAGAAAAGACGTCTTTTCTATTTTTAAAAAGGAGAACAGACAAATTTTTAATTTTCTTTTTTTAAGCACGTTGTTTACGGGAGTCGTGTCGGTCCCGCTCGTTATTTTCGCCGAAAAGTATTTTGCAGATGTTTCTTCCGGCGTTGTTTCCGGAGCCGTAGGAATATTTCTTATAATTACTGGGCTCGCGCTGTTTAGGAAAAAAGAATCAGAATTCAGAGAAGTGAAAGATGTAAACTTTAAAGATGGAGTTATTGCCGGAATTCTTCAAGGTTTTTCTTCTCTTCCTGGTCTTTCCCGTTCCGGGCTTACAATTGCCTCGCTTCTTTTCCGCCGCTTTAACGATACCGATGCTCTAAAATTGAGTTTTCTTATGAGCCTTCCCGCCGTCTTTTGCGCCAACGTCTTTTTTTTCATTTCCGGCCGCGGTATTGAAATAGGAATTTCCGGAATCACGGGTGTTCTGACATCTTTCGTTTTCGGGCTTTTAACAATGGGTTTTTTATTCCGGCTTTCAAAAAAGATAAATTTTGGCTGGTTTGCCGTGAGTTTCGGTTTTTTGGTGCTTCTTTCGGCTTTTTCTCAAATCGTTTTTTAG
- the thiI gene encoding tRNA 4-thiouridine(8) synthase ThiI, translating into MDGFLAHFHEITLKKRNRPLFEARLLNNLKKAFVKNGGVRIEKISGGFFIVPKAGFDEAAVRDILKATPGIANFMPVFRVKPDMETIKKRLEKEIVDFNPVSFRISSIRSDKNFPLTSEGINRELGEFVKLKTGAIVDLKNPGKTINVEMHSGKAIFYFEKYKGIGGLPVDSGGKAVALLSGGIDSPAASFMMMKRGCRVVFVHFHAYPFLNRASIEKAEELVKTLDRHQHGSKLFLVPFGEIQKKIVLSAPEKYRVVIYRRLMMGIASQIAEKEKAGALITGESLGQVASQTMENMSVVSRASGFQILRPLIGMDKEEIIDLAKKIGTYEISIIPDQDCCQLFTPRHPATKARLSEIEKAEENFDVKKMILEAIEAAETKEYN; encoded by the coding sequence GTGGATGGATTTCTCGCGCATTTTCACGAAATAACCTTAAAGAAAAGAAACAGGCCCCTGTTCGAGGCGCGCCTTTTGAATAATCTAAAAAAAGCGTTTGTAAAAAACGGCGGAGTAAGGATAGAAAAGATATCCGGCGGTTTTTTTATTGTTCCAAAAGCAGGTTTTGACGAAGCCGCAGTCAGGGATATCTTGAAAGCGACTCCGGGTATTGCCAATTTTATGCCAGTCTTTCGGGTTAAGCCGGATATGGAAACGATAAAAAAACGGCTTGAAAAGGAAATTGTTGATTTTAATCCCGTAAGTTTTAGAATTTCTTCTATCCGTTCGGATAAAAATTTTCCGTTAACTTCGGAAGGAATAAACAGGGAACTCGGAGAATTCGTAAAACTTAAAACCGGCGCCATTGTTGATTTAAAAAATCCCGGGAAAACAATCAATGTTGAAATGCATAGCGGCAAGGCGATTTTTTATTTTGAAAAATATAAGGGGATCGGCGGATTGCCTGTTGATTCGGGCGGCAAGGCGGTAGCGCTTCTTTCCGGCGGCATAGATTCTCCTGCCGCGTCGTTTATGATGATGAAAAGGGGGTGCCGGGTTGTTTTCGTTCATTTTCACGCCTATCCGTTTTTGAATAGAGCTTCCATTGAGAAGGCGGAAGAGCTTGTAAAAACTCTAGACCGGCATCAGCACGGTTCAAAATTATTTCTCGTTCCTTTCGGTGAAATTCAGAAAAAAATAGTTTTGTCTGCGCCGGAAAAATATCGCGTAGTAATATATCGCAGGCTTATGATGGGAATTGCTTCGCAAATCGCCGAAAAAGAAAAAGCCGGAGCCTTGATAACCGGAGAGAGTTTGGGGCAAGTAGCCTCTCAAACCATGGAAAATATGTCGGTAGTTTCCAGGGCTTCCGGTTTTCAAATATTAAGACCTCTTATAGGAATGGATAAAGAAGAGATTATTGATTTGGCGAAAAAAATAGGGACTTATGAGATTTCCATAATTCCCGACCAAGATTGCTGCCAGCTTTTTACGCCGCGCCATCCGGCGACAAAGGCAAGACTGAGTGAAATTGAAAAAGCCGAGGAAAATTTTGATGTGAAAAAAATGATTTTGGAAGCGATTGAGGCGGCGGAAACCAAGGAGTATAATTAA
- a CDS encoding SIMPL domain-containing protein (The SIMPL domain is named for its presence in mouse protein SIMPL (signalling molecule that associates with mouse pelle-like kinase). Bacterial member BP26, from Brucella, was shown to assemble into a channel-like structure, while YggE from E. coli has been associated with resistance to oxidative stress.), which yields MEKQAKNYLWPAIILVSLAIAFSSVFYVITYSKSIAPSSYRSFTVSGDGKITTVPDVAQFTFSVITEGGMDVGASQAKNTEKVNASIDFVKSNGIDPKDIKTEGYNLSPRYQYSNCGIIYSGSSSSTCPPPEIVGYTITQTVSVKIRDFSKIGKVLSGVVEKGANSVSQLSFTVDDPTVVRNDARDEAIKKAKEKAKSMAESAGFKVGKLISIYESDGYPYSVYEKGIGIGMGGDTVSSVSTIEPGSQEISVNVSLTYEIK from the coding sequence ATGGAAAAACAAGCGAAAAATTATTTGTGGCCGGCGATTATTTTGGTTTCTCTTGCCATTGCGTTTTCATCGGTTTTTTACGTGATAACTTATTCTAAATCAATCGCGCCTTCTTCTTACAGAAGTTTTACCGTGAGCGGAGACGGCAAGATAACGACCGTTCCCGACGTGGCGCAATTTACTTTTAGCGTGATCACGGAAGGAGGAATGGATGTGGGCGCGTCTCAAGCGAAAAATACAGAAAAAGTCAACGCGTCGATAGATTTTGTGAAGTCAAATGGTATTGACCCGAAGGATATAAAAACCGAGGGATATAATCTTTCGCCGAGATATCAGTATTCAAATTGCGGAATAATTTATTCCGGTTCTTCCAGTTCAACCTGTCCCCCGCCTGAAATCGTGGGATATACGATAACACAGACAGTCTCGGTAAAAATAAGGGATTTTTCAAAAATAGGAAAAGTGCTTTCCGGTGTTGTTGAAAAAGGAGCTAATTCCGTAAGCCAGCTTTCTTTTACGGTTGACGATCCGACCGTTGTTCGAAACGACGCGAGAGACGAGGCAATCAAAAAAGCCAAGGAAAAAGCGAAATCAATGGCTGAGTCCGCGGGGTTTAAAGTAGGCAAGCTTATTTCCATTTACGAATCGGACGGCTATCCTTATTCTGTCTACGAGAAAGGTATTGGTATAGGAATGGGCGGCGATACGGTTTCCTCGGTTTCAACAATTGAACCGGGTTCGCAGGAAATTAGCGTTAACGTGAGCCTGACGTACGAGATAAAGTAA
- a CDS encoding PHB depolymerase family esterase, which yields MKAGRRFVSLLAVLILIAVIFQLRTWVFDNFVIARTTPKEISSSDFKLYLTMGGLERSYLVHLPKDYNGGSPIPLVLMLHGAGGNADIARETTKMDEVSDKNRFIVVYPNGTGLFNNYLLTWNAGYCCNLVKPFGVDDAEFLEEIVRQMKKEYKIDSRRIYIAGMSNGGIMAYKMACEASDIFAAVSSVSGSMDLTMCKPAEPVSIIIFHGQADDTIPFYGGFATDPVYKIFGVNHPAVIKALSFWVGHNRCVINPRKTENEFFKMEEYDGCDENSGVVFYDVKNGGHSWPGGGKAWFLGEDPLQAISASEIIWEFFENHPKYFPQGNFTAL from the coding sequence ATGAAAGCAGGCAGGCGTTTTGTTTCTCTTTTGGCTGTTTTGATACTTATTGCCGTTATTTTCCAATTAAGAACTTGGGTTTTTGATAATTTCGTAATCGCGCGAACTACTCCAAAAGAAATCTCCTCTTCGGATTTTAAATTATATCTGACAATGGGCGGGCTGGAGAGAAGCTATTTGGTTCATTTGCCTAAAGATTATAACGGCGGAAGCCCCATACCTCTTGTTTTGATGCTTCATGGAGCCGGCGGAAACGCGGATATCGCCAGAGAAACTACGAAAATGGATGAAGTTTCCGATAAAAACAGATTTATTGTCGTTTATCCGAACGGTACCGGACTTTTTAATAATTATCTTCTTACGTGGAATGCAGGTTATTGCTGTAATTTAGTCAAGCCGTTCGGCGTTGATGACGCGGAATTTCTTGAAGAAATAGTCCGGCAGATGAAAAAAGAATACAAGATAGATTCGCGCCGTATTTATATAGCGGGGATGTCCAATGGGGGAATAATGGCTTATAAAATGGCCTGTGAAGCATCGGATATTTTTGCCGCCGTGTCTTCGGTTTCAGGGTCTATGGATTTGACGATGTGCAAGCCGGCAGAACCGGTGTCAATAATAATTTTTCATGGGCAGGCTGACGATACCATTCCTTTTTACGGAGGATTTGCCACTGACCCTGTTTATAAAATTTTTGGCGTCAATCATCCGGCAGTCATTAAGGCGCTTTCTTTTTGGGTGGGACATAACAGGTGTGTGATTAATCCAAGAAAGACAGAAAACGAATTTTTTAAAATGGAAGAATATGATGGCTGCGACGAAAATTCAGGCGTTGTATTTTATGACGTAAAAAACGGCGGACATAGCTGGCCTGGAGGAGGAAAAGCATGGTTCTTGGGAGAAGATCCCTTGCAGGCAATTTCCGCGTCGGAAATAATATGGGAATTTTTTGAAAATCATCCTAAATATTTTCCGCAGGGAAATTTTACCGCTTTATAA
- a CDS encoding DUF763 domain-containing protein, translated as MIQKNIATFGLDYGICPKWLYERMVKLGREMVEIIIAEYGPDEFVKRISDPAWFQSLGTVLAFDWNASGLTTVLTASLKEAVRGRENNLGIFICGGKGKTSRKTPDEIKTHGERSGLGEEKSESLVYNSKMAAKVDGALVQDGFQIYHHSFFFSKGGAWAVVQQGMNTEKQTARRYHWHSEKATDLVCEPHSGISSDLISPTLDLSAKKSGQTRKLSAELVQGNYGGLMKDIEILRKHSSRLSRTVSLRQGTRQMTLINLETKEFFWHPVVSEDFSKSKYLEKVLGKVCDEKPENYEALLATKGVGPKTVRALSLVSEMIYGAKPSYEDPARYSFAHGGKDATPYDVDRITYDKTIDFFGKVVRKMKAGETEKRKMLSSLRSETG; from the coding sequence ATGATACAAAAAAATATTGCCACATTCGGCCTTGACTACGGCATTTGCCCGAAGTGGCTTTACGAGAGAATGGTAAAGCTTGGAAGGGAAATGGTAGAAATTATTATTGCCGAATATGGTCCGGATGAATTTGTGAAAAGAATTTCAGACCCCGCGTGGTTCCAGTCGCTCGGGACCGTTTTGGCTTTTGATTGGAACGCGTCCGGGCTCACTACGGTTTTAACCGCTTCGCTAAAAGAGGCGGTGAGGGGCAGGGAAAATAATTTGGGAATTTTTATTTGCGGCGGGAAAGGGAAAACCTCAAGAAAAACTCCCGATGAAATAAAAACGCATGGAGAAAGATCTGGGCTTGGCGAGGAAAAATCCGAATCGCTTGTCTATAATTCAAAAATGGCGGCTAAGGTTGACGGCGCTTTGGTACAGGACGGATTTCAGATTTATCATCACTCTTTCTTTTTTAGCAAGGGCGGAGCGTGGGCGGTTGTTCAACAGGGAATGAACACGGAAAAACAAACAGCCCGCAGATATCATTGGCATTCGGAAAAAGCCACCGATTTGGTCTGCGAACCTCATTCGGGTATTTCAAGCGATTTGATTTCGCCTACCCTTGATTTGTCGGCTAAAAAAAGCGGACAGACTCGGAAATTAAGCGCGGAGCTTGTTCAGGGTAATTACGGCGGGCTTATGAAAGATATTGAAATTTTACGCAAACATTCTTCGAGGCTTTCGCGGACAGTTTCGTTAAGACAAGGAACCAGACAGATGACTTTGATAAATTTAGAAACTAAAGAATTTTTTTGGCATCCCGTCGTGAGCGAGGATTTTTCAAAAAGCAAATATTTGGAGAAAGTCTTGGGAAAAGTATGCGATGAGAAGCCGGAAAATTACGAAGCGCTTTTGGCAACAAAAGGCGTGGGCCCGAAAACGGTTCGCGCTTTAAGCTTAGTTTCGGAAATGATATACGGAGCGAAGCCGTCTTATGAAGATCCGGCGCGATATTCGTTCGCTCATGGAGGAAAAGACGCGACTCCATATGATGTGGATAGAATCACTTATGATAAAACAATTGATTTTTTCGGAAAAGTTGTGAGGAAAATGAAAGCGGGGGAGACGGAAAAAAGGAAAATGCTTTCTAGTTTGCGGAGCGAGACGGGATAA
- a CDS encoding NUDIX domain-containing protein translates to MASKTSAGLLMYRVKNGKIEFLLGHPGGPFFKNKNNGFWTIPKGEIKKDEAPLETAEREFEEETGLKPIKEFIPLGEIIQKNDKKVFAWAFESTDWQDDNTISIPQTNLVEIEWPPKSGKTIKFSEIDKLEFFDFENAKEKINQAQIPFLENLLKYIDKNL, encoded by the coding sequence ATGGCTTCAAAAACATCCGCCGGGCTTTTGATGTACCGGGTAAAAAACGGGAAAATTGAATTCCTTTTAGGACACCCGGGAGGCCCTTTTTTCAAAAACAAAAATAATGGATTTTGGACAATTCCCAAAGGGGAAATAAAAAAAGACGAAGCACCGCTTGAAACCGCAGAACGAGAATTTGAAGAAGAAACAGGGCTTAAACCCATTAAAGAATTTATCCCGCTTGGAGAGATAATTCAAAAAAACGATAAGAAAGTTTTTGCCTGGGCTTTTGAATCAACAGACTGGCAAGATGACAACACAATATCTATTCCCCAAACAAATCTCGTTGAAATTGAATGGCCGCCAAAAAGCGGAAAGACAATAAAGTTCTCGGAAATTGATAAACTGGAATTTTTTGATTTTGAAAACGCTAAAGAAAAGATAAATCAGGCGCAAATTCCGTTCTTGGAAAATCTTTTAAAGTACATTGACAAAAACCTATAA
- a CDS encoding ABC transporter permease → MTFKYSFRTAVRGLKTNKSRSSLTILGIVIGVTAIILIVSLGQGAQNLILGQIQSMGSKTIAIAPGRQPTGIADSLSTFTDSLKNKDLEDLQKKINVPHLMRVMPIVFGSEAATRENKIHQTTVFGVNNFFAEIYDIYPEEGRLFTDEEIMSKAEVVIIGSKLRNELFEPNEEALGQKIKIKNRGLRIVGVLPEKGQFSFISFDDSAITPYTTAQQYIFSIKYYNRIVVEADSEENVDRTVEDIKITLRNNHNITDPDKDDFFLETQAQAMEMVGTIMNILTLFLAAVAAISLVVGGIGIMNIMLVSVTERTREIGLRKALGATEKDILSQFLLEAILLTAMGGLIGIFLGAAFSFLASLILTQALAIDWGFTFPFSAALLGIGVSAFVGLIFGLYPARQASRKSPIEALRYE, encoded by the coding sequence ATGACTTTTAAATATAGTTTTAGAACCGCGGTTAGGGGACTTAAAACGAACAAGTCGCGTTCGTCTCTTACTATTTTAGGAATAGTGATAGGGGTTACGGCGATTATTCTTATTGTTTCTCTGGGGCAGGGAGCGCAAAATCTTATTCTTGGTCAAATTCAGAGCATGGGTTCGAAAACTATCGCTATAGCTCCAGGCCGGCAGCCTACCGGCATTGCGGATTCTCTTTCCACCTTTACCGATTCTTTGAAAAATAAGGATTTGGAAGATTTGCAAAAAAAAATCAATGTGCCGCATTTGATGCGCGTAATGCCTATAGTTTTCGGTTCCGAAGCGGCAACGCGGGAAAATAAAATTCATCAGACTACTGTTTTCGGCGTTAACAATTTTTTCGCGGAAATTTATGATATCTATCCCGAAGAAGGCAGGCTTTTTACCGATGAAGAAATAATGTCCAAAGCGGAAGTTGTTATTATCGGTTCAAAACTTAGAAATGAACTTTTTGAGCCAAACGAAGAAGCGCTCGGGCAGAAGATAAAAATAAAAAATCGAGGGCTTCGTATTGTCGGCGTGCTGCCGGAAAAAGGGCAGTTTTCTTTCATCAGTTTTGATGATTCGGCTATCACGCCATACACTACCGCTCAGCAATATATCTTCAGCATCAAATATTATAATCGTATCGTGGTGGAGGCCGACAGCGAAGAAAATGTCGATAGGACTGTTGAGGATATAAAAATTACTCTGCGTAATAACCATAATATCACCGACCCTGACAAAGACGATTTCTTTTTGGAAACTCAGGCGCAAGCGATGGAGATGGTCGGAACCATTATGAATATTCTTACGCTGTTTTTGGCGGCGGTAGCGGCCATTTCGCTTGTCGTTGGCGGAATTGGAATTATGAATATAATGCTTGTTTCTGTTACCGAACGCACTCGGGAAATAGGGCTTCGCAAAGCGCTTGGAGCGACCGAAAAAGATATTTTAAGCCAATTTCTACTTGAAGCGATTTTGCTCACCGCCATGGGCGGACTTATCGGAATTTTTCTTGGGGCCGCCTTTTCTTTTCTGGCGTCTTTAATTCTGACGCAGGCGCTTGCTATTGATTGGGGATTTACTTTTCCGTTTTCAGCCGCGCTTTTGGGAATAGGAGTCTCGGCTTTTGTCGGACTGATTTTCGGGCTTTATCCGGCGCGGCAGGCCTCGCGTAAAAGCCCGATTGAAGCGCTTAGATACGAATAA
- a CDS encoding ABC transporter ATP-binding protein, with amino-acid sequence MSLIETKNLVKRYTSDGSDLPALDGISFNIEQGEFVAVMGPSGSGKSTLLHMLGFLDFYTSGEYRFDGRTIDDYSKEEIARVRNKKMGFVFQAFNLLPKTTVLENVKLPLLYSGIKESLWDEMAKAAIDIVGMSHRINHEPYQLSGGEKQRVAIARALVNSPQIIFADEPTGNLDSKSGQMVMETIQRLNEEKGHTVILITHETYTAEHAQRIIRLKDGKIESDEKVGDRRKSRHMFEK; translated from the coding sequence ATGTCTCTTATAGAAACAAAAAATTTAGTCAAAAGATACACTTCGGACGGTTCTGACCTGCCGGCTTTGGATGGCATTTCTTTTAATATCGAACAGGGAGAATTTGTGGCGGTGATGGGCCCGTCCGGTTCCGGAAAATCAACTCTTCTTCACATGCTCGGTTTTCTGGATTTCTATACGTCCGGCGAGTATCGTTTTGACGGAAGAACCATAGACGATTATTCAAAGGAAGAAATAGCGCGCGTAAGAAACAAAAAGATGGGTTTTGTTTTCCAGGCGTTTAATCTTCTTCCAAAAACTACGGTTTTGGAAAACGTAAAATTGCCACTCCTTTATTCGGGGATAAAAGAATCTCTCTGGGATGAAATGGCGAAAGCCGCCATAGATATTGTCGGGATGTCTCATCGGATAAACCATGAACCCTATCAGCTTTCCGGAGGCGAAAAACAGCGCGTGGCGATAGCGCGCGCTTTGGTGAATTCTCCGCAGATAATTTTTGCCGATGAACCTACCGGAAATCTCGATTCCAAATCGGGGCAGATGGTTATGGAAACAATCCAGCGGTTGAACGAAGAAAAAGGGCATACTGTTATTCTTATAACTCACGAAACTTACACAGCCGAACACGCGCAAAGAATTATCCGTTTGAAAGACGGAAAAATCGAGAGTGATGAAAAAGTCGGAGACCGCCGCAAATCGAGGCATATGTTTGAGAAGTAA